The Candidatus Obscuribacterales bacterium genome has a segment encoding these proteins:
- a CDS encoding PIN domain-containing protein, whose translation MPAILPILIDSGIIVAYYDNSDPWFAKTRKFFDDSRAQFVTTEPCTTEVMWLLQANHLTQNEFLSDLAKGLYKCEPLKAADFARIAELNAKYSDLAADYPDLSLIAISERLDIPRVASLDQDFNIYRRFGKKRFERVFP comes from the coding sequence ATGCCAGCAATTCTTCCTATTTTGATAGATAGCGGAATTATTGTCGCTTATTACGACAATTCTGATCCCTGGTTTGCCAAAACAAGGAAATTCTTTGACGACAGTAGAGCACAGTTTGTAACGACTGAACCTTGTACGACGGAGGTAATGTGGTTGTTGCAAGCCAACCATCTGACACAAAATGAATTTCTTTCTGACTTGGCAAAAGGATTGTACAAGTGTGAACCACTAAAAGCGGCAGATTTTGCTCGTATTGCTGAGCTCAATGCTAAATATTCCGATCTAGCTGCTGATTATCCGGATCTATCCTTGATAGCGATCTCAGAGCGCTTGGACATCCCTAGAGTTGCTAGTCTGGATCAAGATTTCAATATTTATCGTCGATTCGGCAAAAAACGTTTTGAGAGAGTGTTTCCTTAG